The Aspergillus fumigatus Af293 chromosome 5, whole genome shotgun sequence nucleotide sequence CGGCGAGTTTTGACAGGTCGATGGCCCGCCAATAAAGTTCACAGCAAAGATTTATGACCGCAACCAAGTCTCTCGAGTCATCATCGTGTTCAGTGGCTTCATGGGAAGCTTATTTGTTCGTCATGGCTAGGTTAGTTGCAAAGGGTGTCACATCCATGATGCACGATTTTCACGTTGGAGTGTCTAGTGCTTATTCCACCGTTCCATAGATCAGGAACCCCATATCTAAGTATAATAATCCGTTAAGCTCTCACACTCATGAGTGGGTTCATCGCGAGCCTATTCAAGTGATTGGTTTCGTTCAGTAGCTTTTGAAGTCTCCAATGAACGGAGCCAGCTTTTACCTAGATGCTGTTCAGCGAAGGTGGGAATACGTTGGCCAGCCTTCCGATGTAGCATTCCCTTTCGCACTCTGCTCGGCAACCGCAGACCGGGGAACGCAAAGATCGGATAAATAGATCAGTCCTTGCGTTCTGTTGTTTGGCAATATATCGTCGTAGTCCAGCTCTAGTTATCTGTGGCGAAATAACAGCGACAGCCGGGTCAACTCCTGAGCGGGAAAGATAGCCGCCATGTTGGATAAGCGAGCGGGATACCCCAAATAGGGAGCTCTCCGTGTAAAATTCTTCTCACGCAAGCCAAAAGGCACCTTATTCTATAACAGTCTATAAACACGCAATATGGTACACTCTATATCTAGACACAGGACCTATTCCGCTCAAGCAACAAGAGGCACATCCTGCGAGCCAACATTATTCGAcaagctcaagaagcagTTCCATCCTATCTCAGTTAGCAAGACAACCAAACCGGAGCAAGACGTGAATAGGAATCATACCAATATTCAACACATTGACTGTAAGCACACGGAACTGCAGCGGCACAAGCGCAAAGTTCACCAGCTGCAGGAACGGCCACACTGTCCAGTTCGCTTTCAGCGCTGGCCAGTACGATCTCTCCAACTTTTCACTGAGACTCCCGCCTTCCAAGACGGACATGCTGGACAGAAAGACTCCGATCATGGTGGGAGCGAATAGTAACTGGTCGGCTGCGACGCGGCCAACGACGGTCCGTTGTGCAGAGGGCAGATTGATACGCCTCTGCAGGACCTGGAACCACTTTGTGGCCAGGGGACCGAAAACAGCTACCACCGTTAGCAACGGTAACTTGTAAGGGAAGGGTTGAACGTTACCTCCCCCATAAAAAGCCATTCGTCCCGTACGGGCCACATCATGCTGAGCGATACCCCTTTTCTCCACGGCTTGTTGGGCGAGGCTATCTCCAACGGCGAAAAGACACTGTCTGCAATGAACAACTGATTCAAATCTCACATGATGTAGAACTAACCGCAGTCGTCAAGCTCTGCGTCAGCAAAGGACGCTGGATCAAACTTCGCTGGTACCTATATCGCGTCAGCCCTTCATTCGCTGCCCTGGCCTAGTAGCTTACCATTGAAACATTGTGATATTTTCATACAAAAGATTTGGAAAATACAGAATTTAGGGCAATTCAACTCTATGTTTGAAGATAATCCAAGTCATTGAAGTGGGTGATAAAGCTTGATCCTGATTGAAAGGGGGAACGTCGCCCCTTTCAGGATCATCGTGTCCTGCTCCACCTGCGACCGGAAGGCCGAAAACGGAAATCCACCCGCCATGAAGATCATAACAGGGGTCGCCCCTGTACACCCCTTGTGTGCCTTGTCAATTGCTTGATTCATCCAACACTTTTTGGAATTAATTCTACTGGCAACACAGTCGCCAGCTGTGGTTCGGCGATGCGATGTCCAGTAAGCAGGGTGTACCCGGTCGGCCGTAGAAAGTTCTCAATGACCGCAAATTCGGGCAAACACAGTATCACGACTTCCAACATTCTACCCTAGGCTATAAAACGCCAGAGTCTAAGGCCAAGTCTAAAGGAACGCCCCCGGCACATACCCCAATAACACGTCCTTCCTCGGAATCTGCCGTAACCGCTGCAGTGTATCCGAACTCGTCGAGATCCCTTGGATCTGGCACTCGCGGCCAATACTGTCAGTCAAATTGTCCAGAGAGATATGCGCAACGCTCTTCTTGTTCGTGAGCACCTCCACTTCGTCCTCGGCCACCTTGCGCGCACACTCATACATGGCCGTATACCGAATCAGATCGGGAGACATGCGCACTTCGTCCGACTGGGATTTTTGCGAGTCGTGGCGGCAGGCGCGGCATGCTGTCGTGATGAGGGCAAAGGACGGGTTGTCGTTTGATAGTTGAGCTAGCGGTGTTCCCTGGATGCACTTGATGAGGACCATTCGGATGCAGTGGATGCACAGGACGAAGAGGCTTTCGTCTTTGAGTGGGGTGGGTTGCTTTTCTAGAGATTCGAGTGTGTTGTTGGACTCGCGATGCTCATTTCTTGATCCGTGGTGCTCCCTGGTTGGTTCGTGCGTTTCGGTAGGCACAATATGCAGCTCTGTCTGTTCTGCTTTTGCCACTGGGGCAGTGCCCTTGACTGCTGGTTCTGTCTCACTGAGAACTGAGATAGTCCCATTGACAGGCGACTTGAGACCATTTGGGACTCTGTTCGTAGAGCTGATGAACTTCAGCTGCCCGTTGGATGCATCCGCCTTCTTGGGCAACTCGATGACAGCCGGAGGCCTTTCAGCTGAGATATCTGCTGCTATTACTGGTGGTGATGCAAGTGGTGATACCTCTTTGGTCAGAACCCGGGGTTCAAACTCATGCTTAGGATATTGGGATCTATTGTCCTGGTGCGACCATTGGTGCCGAACCGTCGGAAATTCCAACACTATCGGGCCAATGTCAGGCCGTGGTTTATACCACTGAGAAGTATTAGCTAGGTCAGTCGGCCAAATGGCAAATGTGCATACCACGGTAGGattcttcagcagctgcCTCGCAAGATCAAGAAACGGTTCATGTACGTTGTCCAGAACCATGACAGACATCTCCACATAGCCCGTTCCTTTGTTCTTGGGAAAGGTGATTGCATTTGGTGGTAGTTTGGCATCCATCGAGGCATCATTTTTGTTCCCACAGATGCAAATGGGAATATACCTCCCAAGGCGCATGCCGTCCTTGTTTACGAGGCTCTCTGCACAATTCCGTCAGCGCTACCTCAACATGGTTGGTGATGTACATACTATACCAATTGGGCACATTGTTGTACGAAACCCGATCAGTCAGATCGAACATGATGATCGCGGCATCGATGTCATCGAATTCCCTCGAAGCCAGAACAGTGGGTTTCTGCTTGCCGCTGACATCCCAGATCTCATACCTCACCGGGCCGACGGTCTAGAACGTGAGCAATCATATTGCGGTCAGAGGCCGGGAACTTACCGTGTGTAGAAGGACATCATGTTTCTCAACGTTAGCCGTTACCGGTGGTGAATGCTCGAATCTCTTTTTGAGATATCGGTGCAAGAAGGCCGTCTGCGTTGGTTAGCCTAAAGGCGAAGTGGAGATGAGAATTCACAATACCTTGCCCACGCCGGAGTTTCCTACCAGAAGCACATTGAATGTCCTGGTATCCTTGGTCATTCTGATATGGATATTCACTTATTGCTAGACAGTGATTATATGATCAGCAGAACGGCAGTGGAATAACATTCACAAGCAGAATCCAACTCCGGGTCCTCCATCTCTTACGCGCCAGTGTGGCTGGTTGGAATGTGGGGTATTTTGGATCATTCGCTTATGATCAAGGGATGATCTGGCCGATCGCCGATATTGGGCCTGAACCGGGATCTTATTCTGTATACCCATGGATATAAATAGATATTAGTGCCCCCTCATGATTCTGACTATTAATATACCTCGTATTACTTCCCAAATTTCAGTTCTAAGCCTGAGACAAAGTTCTCGGACAATGCCATGTCAACCCCTAATTCTTGACGTAAAAGGGCCAGCTTCATTGAACAAGGTCGGCATCTGCATCTCAATCAGCTTATGCTCTAGTCAGTACATGTTCGAAGAGTTGCATACTTGCGGCGCCGTCTCCAAGCTCGTCTCGGTTCGCCAATAAAAAGCGAGTCATCCTTGACACCTGGCAGTGACTTGGGAATCTGAGCCCTGAAATCTGCATCCTCCTCCAAGATCCCTTCATAGAGAATGACTGTCTACTCAGCATTGAGACCGTTCAGTCTAAGTTGGGGGTTGTTATGCATCACAATCTTGTAGTCGCTGATCAGGGCAGTGGCCCGTCGGGTTGCGATTCCCGCGGAACTCGATCTTGTCGACGAGACCCACGGTGGCATTATCGGGATGGCCATGGAAGACGTTGACGCAGGGGTAGTTGCGTTTTCGCCCTGCTATAGCGTGGATTGGGGAGTCTCAGGACTGGTGGTAAGGATGAGGTTGGACTGCTAGTTCTTGTCGAAAGGTAGAGTATGGAGAGTAGGAAAAGATAATGGCAGTCTTAATTTTGTAGATGCTTTGTGATTCAAGGCAATCTTGACTCTGTCATGAAATGCAGTGTTGATAAATGGGATGAATAGCAGGGCTCCAGGGTTTGTATGTATTTGAGCCCTTAGGCTGTCCATCTTCTGCAGAGCTGCTGTGCTTCTAATCGGCCTAGCTAGATGACGTCCTATGGGAGTATAAAATTGGTTCCTGGTCATGCAGCTTCTCGTTCCTCCTGGAAATCCTTCAATTCAACCTGACTGTATAGGACTTTCCCGCAACAGTCTGAATTTGCTCCTTATACTCCTCCCCGTTCACAGTAAACGGCCTCCCATCTTGCACCCTCAGAGCCAGCACCCCTCCGTTCCTCGACTCAATCTTGGCAGATTTCAACTCCCCATTGCTCCATTCCATATCAACGACGAAATTCCCCCGCGCCACCAGACCACTCACACGACCATCCGGAACAGCGTCCGGCAGCGCCGGGAGGAGATGCACCACCGCATGGCTCTGCAGGAGCATCTCCGCGATTCCCGCCGCGAAGCCAAAATTGCCATCGATCTGGAACGCACTGCCGGGCCCGTAATCCGTATTCCACAGGTTGTCGGTTGGGTAGTTTTGCAGGAAGTACTGTGCGTGGTGCCAGACGCTGTTGCCGTCGAAGAGACGCGCGTAGAGACTCATTGTCCATGCGCGTGACCAGCCtgtgctgccgctgccggagGTGATGcggtggtcgaggaggacctTGGCTGCGTTTGCCAGGGTCTGGTTGACGAGCGGGGTCATCTGTGAGCCGGGGTAGAGGCCTAGGATGGGACTCATGTGTCTATGTCCTAGTTCGGTCTCCTGGTACTCCCGTCGCCACTCGAGAATCTGCCCGTAGGAGCCAATTTGGGGCTGTCGGATTCTAGAGATGTATTTCTGAGCGTTGGCCAGGTCCTCACCTGTGATATCGAGGGCCTTGCAGGTTTCGATTACGGCGAGGAAAAGCTCATGGAGTAGAAGGTTGTCCATTGTGGGGGCAAGATCGATTCCTGTGGATTTACCCGCGATAGTCATATCCTCGGGGATTCTGAATGCGTTCTCCGGCGAGATCGAGGGACCGCTAGTGTAGTAGCCTTCAAATTCGAAGAGGTAGCAGTAGTAGAAATCGGCTGCGCTTTTGAGGAGCGGCCAGATCCGCTCTCGCAAGAGCGTCTTGTCTTGCGTGAAGCGGTATTGGTCCATCAGGTTCATCGACAACCAGGCACTCCCCATCGGCCACATGGTCCACTTTGTTCCATTGTCGACGGGAGCCGCATCTCCCCACAGATCGGTGTTGTGGTGCAGGATATACCCCGTGTCGCAGTGGTACATTTTCCTGGCGACGGCCTGTCCGTGTGGGAGAACTTTGTCCATCAGATCAATGACGGGCTCAAATGTGTCTGCAAGATTGGTGACCTGTGCATGCCAGTAGTTCATCTCCAGGTTGACGTCGACGGTGTATTTGCCTCCCCAGGCGGGCGAGTAATCCTGGTTCCAGATACCCTGAAGGTTGGCGGGAAGAGCGGATGACGATCCTTCGCGGGAAGATGCGATGAGGGAGTGTCGACCAAAGTTGAACATCAAGGTCACTAACTCGGGGTCCCCGTTGGGATTGGTTTTGTAGTTCGTGAGTCTGATGTCCGTGGGCTGATTTCCCGCGGATCCCGACGAACCCAGGTCCAGTTTGACGCGGCCAGAAAGAGACTGGTAATCTGAGGTTGCAGCTTGCTTCACTGCTGGGTAAATTAATTTTACTGCAGCATCTAGCTGTTTCTTGACTGCCGAATCTCGCTCGGTCTCATCGGGATATCTGTAGGATGTCTGGGTGTCAAAGAATATATCCACAGTCGAGGCACCAGTGACCACAACCGACGTTCCGTTGGTGGTGATTCGACCTGAAATATCAGCCTTTACGCATTTAACAGGAATGAGTACGACATACCTTCACGGGACACCACCCTCGCCTGCGAGGTAAACCTAATAGGATCCGTATTCTGCCCACTATTCGCCTTCAGAGTCAAAGTACCCATGCCCTTACTGCTTACGGCAGTCAAGCTCTCCACATATCTATTTCTCTccagcgaaaccaccacaTTCAAAGCACTGTCCTTGCTTGCTCGAAGCCGAACAGCCAACACTCCATCAGGATGACTAGCAACATACTCCCGACTAACCAGTCAGCCCTCCTCTCCTCGCCGCGAAAGCAACTTACCTATACACTACATCCCCAACGTGGTACCTCACACCCGCCACGCCGGTACCCAGATCTAAAAAGCGCGTATAATTGTGTAGACTACTTGCCTCGTGCCCGAAATCCAATTTCAACGGTCCCAGCGGGTGGTACTCCCTCGGACTGCTCGGAATACTCACCATCTCCCGTAGCACAACGTCATTGGCGGAACTGAGATTGCCCGCCTCAAGCATAGCCCGTGAGTCCGTGAACCCCTCATACGCGTTTGGATTCACGCGGTCCTGGAAGGGGCCACTCCAGATGGAGTTCTCGTTCACGGTGATGTTGTCAACTGCGCCGCCCCAGATTGCGGCTGCGAGACGCCCATTGCCGATTGGGAGGGTGGAGGCAAAGTCCGCGGCTGGGCTGGTGTACCAGGTGTATGTCGAGGGATTGAATGAGATGGCGATCGTCGGAGAGAGGGCAGCAAGGACTGCCAGTACGGGAGTGAGCCACATTCTGCTGTTGTTTACTGATACATTGGAGTGAGACACCTGGGTCATTTAGTTGATTGTTCCAAGCGCAGAGGCTCCGTAAATATAAGCACGTAAGACAGACATCCCCAGGAGTCGTCCCTCCCCTTGACCTTACTAGTAGTTTAGCCGGAATGCATTTATCCTGGGGATCGACGTTGACGGTAGTATACCGGGTATAAGCTGCGTCAACCCCGCACGATCTACACACATACGATGGCGACGTTGTCGTACTTTAATGCTAATTTGTCATCAAGCGGAATATCTCCATCGGTATGTACATCCACATCATCCGTCTAAGGAGCGCACGTTATATCTAAGTTGAGAAGATGGGCTTCTTCTGAAGGATCTGCTGGAAGACCTGAAGCGCGGTTTCGGGTTCTGTATAGACACATTAGCATTGACCATACGCGATGTCAGGAAGGACTCACGGTAGTAAGGAACCTCGTGTCCGGCCTCGTATACCCTCAGGAACGAGAAGTTGTCGACAGATTTGAACGTGCCCTTCTCCACGCCATTAACCGTGTACGGCGCCAGATCCTTCGCCGTGAACTTCGACTGTCCGGGGAAATCAACCGCATTGGCCACCTCgtagttgcccagccagttGCAGATCCAGTCGGCGTCGCCGGCCCATAcgatgacattgatgccGGACTTGACCACGTCGGAGAGAGTGGCCAGGAACGAGCGAGGGTCTACGTCGTCAGCTGTGCACTCTTAGGGCAAAAAGAGAGAACTTACTATCTCCCGTTTGCGAAAACTTGTTGTACGGTCCGTTTGGACATTCCTGGTATTTCGTACGCGCGCCAATGGCTTTGACAACGTTGGGATTGGCGAGGTAGGTGGAGTACGTCTGAGGCGGAAAAGGGTCGTTTTGCGGCTGGCGGATATCATACACGTCAAAGTCACCAGACTCGCTGATCGGCCCCTCAATATTGGAGTAGCAGACGCTGTCGGCGTTTCTGCAGTCGGCGTTGGTGCCTGTCTTGGCGCATTTCTGGATCGCTGGCAGACATTGGCTGTTGTAGACGCTCAGCAGACGCGTGCGATCGGACGAGTTGATAAGCTGTTTGTAGGTGTTGTTGTAGCTGTACTCGATATACGCCTTTTCTTGGATGGCCGAGTCGGTCCAGCCGTTGTTGACTCCCAGTGCGACCAGGTTGATGTTTTCGCCAGATACCGTTCCGGCTTTGATGGCGGCGTTTTGCTCCTGAATATACGACGCGAATTCGGGGCCATAGTGTCCACCGTAGGACTGGAAGATCAGCTATTTCTGCTATTGCAAGGTCAGAGACGGGACCTACCTCGGTGAAGATGCCAAAGTCACGGCTCTCGTATTCCGGGAACTGTGCATAAAAGGCCTGCAGCAACTTCCACACATAGGGAGCAGCAGTCTCCGTGCTGGTTACGTCGTTTGTGCCGTAGGAGAACCCCACGCCGATGGGCTGGTCAATATACAGCATGTTGGCGTAGTTGTTCCAGCTGTACTTGTTCAGCGAGGGGGTATCTTCGCCGTTGACAAAGTGGCAAGGGCCGTTCTCCTGGAACAGACCGATCATGGAGGAGCAACCGGGGCCACCGTTGAACCAGGCAGCGAGGGGAGCCTGTTTGGGGTTGTTTCGGGCCTCGAAGAACCTGCACAGGTTAGGCTCTGCATGTAGTCATGCTGTTGTGCAGGACATACCAGAACCACATGTTCATGTTATCCCCGACGGAGAGATATCCAGAGTACTGATTCACCCCAGGAGTAGTCTCACAGATCCCCGAGTTCTTGACAAACTCCATCCTGGCGCCGGTCGCAGCGTGTTCAAAGACAGTATACTTGACGCCATTCTTAACAACTGACGAGATACTGTCTTTGGCCGTGCTGGCCGGGGCAGCGCCGGCCCCTGCTACCAAGAAAGCGAATAACCACTTTTGACACCACATTGTTAACCTCGGAGACCAAATTCTACTCTACACAAGCGATACATCCTCCCCTTCAGGCGATCCCTCTTTATAACACCACAGGCACTCGAAACAACGCCAAGACGAGGGGTCATTGTCTGAACCAGCATCGGCATCATATCAATTATGCTGCGTCAGGAACGAGCCTTATGACCGTCTAGTGCCGTCGGAATACGACGCTGTTATCGAGCATGCCGAAATCCCTCAGATCACCTGCCCAGTCCGGACATTCTTCCGGTGGAAGAATCGTCAAGGCGACCCAAGCTTTGCCCAAGAGAAATTGGCGATCGGCAGCCAAGACCGGAGTCCGAGCGAATGTGCGACGGCAGCGGATCAACATCCCTGATCATGGTTACATTCTGTTGTTCTTGTGGGACTCGGACAGGCTacaggaggaggggaaggaaaATCTGTCAGCCTGATTGGTGATATCCATGCCCCTGATGAATATCCTCTGTCTGTGTCTCAGCCAGGGGTTTTGCAGTTATTCGGGCCCTAATCTATTCGATTAGCTTATCTGACAACCATTCATCGTCCTAGTATAATTCACATGCTATTTCGAACTTCCTTCATAGACAGGATGCACAGTCCACTGGCTGCCCTGCCCTGGAACATGAAGAAAGCGCAGCAATAGTCAGCTTTCGTTTGTCAGGGTTCATTCTTGGCTGAGCTGTCCAGGTGGTCTGACACTCTGACTCCGTAGACGGCGTGACCAGCGCATCCACGAACGCCGTATGGCCGCTGCACCAAAGTGTTGCCGAGTCACACCAGTCAATATTCGTCATGCAAGGGTGCTTTTAAGCAATATCCTGCATCATCGGCTGGATATCTGTATCTGCGTTGCACCAGGTGGCGAACGTAGGTTGCCTAAGAAGTCGACTGCAACGAACTAAGCAGGTTATTCGGCCTATGTGGTTCACTAACTTCTTTTGAATAGTAGCTGCTCGTCGTTTTCTGTTTCTAATACTACTAACAATATTGTACTACTACTTCAGGAGCAGGATTATCAATAACACTCTGATACTAGATAAGCTGTGCGCAACTAGCAACTATCGTCCCCTATGACACAGTTACGGACCGCTGAAACAATGTGCGACACATCAAGCAAACATAGTCGTCAACAAATTGTCTGTAAAGCTCCAGACGGCAGCAGAGTCATGCGTATGGAACGCAGCGCCGGTATAGTACGTGTTCCGCTGTCCCTGCAACGCATAGAGATCCCTATAGAAGCCCTTCGCGATTTGGTCGGCCGAAACGAACAAGGCGAATGGACTGTGGTTGCTGATGGCCAGGATC carries:
- the sym1 gene encoding Mpv17/PMP22 family protein, yielding MFQWYQRSLIQRPLLTQSLTTACLFAVGDSLAQQAVEKRGIAQHDVARTGRMAFYGGGNVQPFPYKLPLLTVVAVFGPLATKWFQVLQRRINLPSAQRTVVGRVAADQLLFAPTMIGVFLSSMSVLEGGSLSEKLERSYWPALKANWTVWPFLQLVNFALVPLQFRVLTVNVLNIGWNCFLSLSNNVGSQDVPLVA
- a CDS encoding putative RAN small monomeric GTPase (Ran) translates to MTKDTRTFNVLLVGNSGVGKTAFLHRYLKKRFEHSPPVTANVEKHDVLLHTTVGPVRYEIWDVSGKQKPTVLASREFDDIDAAIIMFDLTDRVSYNNVPNWYKSLVNKDGMRLGRYIPICICGNKNDASMDAKLPPNAITFPKNKGTGYVEMSVMVLDNVHEPFLDLARQLLKNPTVWYKPRPDIGPIVLEFPTVRHQWSHQDNRSQYPKHEFEPRVLTKEVSPLASPPVIAADISAERPPAVIELPKKADASNGQLKFISSTNRVPNGLKSPVNGTISVLSETEPAVKGTAPVAKAEQTELHIVPTETHEPTREHHGSRNEHRESNNTLESLEKQPTPLKDESLFVLCIHCIRMVLIKCIQGTPLAQLSNDNPSFALITTACRACRHDSQKSQSDEVRMSPDLIRYTAMYECARKVAEDEVEVLTNKKSVAHISLDNLTDSIGRECQIQGISTSSDTLQRLRQIPRKDVLLGYVPGAFL
- a CDS encoding glycoside hydrolase family 95 protein translates to MWLTPVLAVLAALSPTIAISFNPSTYTWYTSPAADFASTLPIGNGRLAAAIWGGAVDNITVNENSIWSGPFQDRVNPNAYEGFTDSRAMLEAGNLSSANDVVLREMVSIPSSPREYHPLGPLKLDFGHEASSLHNYTRFLDLGTGVAGVRYHVGDVVYSREYVASHPDGVLAVRLRASKDSALNVVVSLERNRYVESLTAVSSKGMGTLTLKANSGQNTDPIRFTSQARVVSREGRITTNGTSVVVTGASTVDIFFDTQTSYRYPDETERDSAVKKQLDAAVKLIYPAVKQAATSDYQSLSGRVKLDLGSSGSAGNQPTDIRLTNYKTNPNGDPELVTLMFNFGRHSLIASSREGSSSALPANLQGIWNQDYSPAWGGKYTVDVNLEMNYWHAQVTNLADTFEPVIDLMDKVLPHGQAVARKMYHCDTGYILHHNTDLWGDAAPVDNGTKWTMWPMGSAWLSMNLMDQYRFTQDKTLLRERIWPLLKSAADFYYCYLFEFEGYYTSGPSISPENAFRIPEDMTIAGKSTGIDLAPTMDNLLLHELFLAVIETCKALDITGEDLANAQKYISRIRQPQIGSYGQILEWRREYQETELGHRHMSPILGLYPGSQMTPLVNQTLANAAKVLLDHRITSGSGSTGWSRAWTMSLYARLFDGNSVWHHAQYFLQNYPTDNLWNTDYGPGSAFQIDGNFGFAAGIAEMLLQSHAVVHLLPALPDAVPDGRVSGLVARGNFVVDMEWSNGELKSAKIESRNGGVLALRVQDGRPFTVNGEEYKEQIQTVAGKSYTVRLN
- the cp6 gene encoding uncharacterized protein, whose product is MWCQKWLFAFLVAGAGAAPASTAKDSISSVVKNGVKYTVFEHAATGARMEFVKNSGICETTPGVNQYSGYLSVGDNMNMWFWFFEARNNPKQAPLAAWFNGGPGCSSMIGLFQENGPCHFVNGEDTPSLNKYSWNNYANMLYIDQPIGVGFSYGTNDVTSTETAAPYVWKLLQAFYAQFPEYESRDFGIFTESYGGHYGPEFASYIQEQNAAIKAGTVSGENINLVALGVNNGWTDSAIQEKAYIEYSYNNTYKQLINSSDRTRLLSVYNSQCLPAIQKCAKTGTNADCRNADSVCYSNIEGPISESGDFDVYDIRQPQNDPFPPQTYSTYLANPNVVKAIGARTKYQECPNGPYNKFSQTGDTDDVDPRSFLATLSDVVKSGINVIVWAGDADWICNWLGNYEVANAVDFPGQSKFTAKDLAPYTVNGVEKGTFKSVDNFSFLRVYEAGHEVPYYRESFLTSQPETALQVFQQILQKKPIFST